A single Thermosynechococcus vestitus BP-1 DNA region contains:
- a CDS encoding ABC transporter ATP-binding protein, producing MPNQPLICLENISKVYGQGETEVQALRAVNLQIQQGEYCAIMGASGSGKSTMMNIIGCLDRPTSGRYFLDGQDVAYLSDDELAHIRNVKIGFVFQQFYLLGQLTALENVMLPMVYAQVPPKERRDRAIAALEQVGLGHRLENRPNQLSGGQQQRVAIARAIVNRPLVLLADEPTGALDSHTTAEILAIFGELNAAGMTVIMVTHEPDVAAVTHRIIQFRDGQIRCDRPNLPSPLAASVLS from the coding sequence ATGCCCAATCAACCGCTCATTTGTCTAGAGAACATTTCCAAGGTTTACGGCCAAGGGGAAACCGAAGTGCAGGCCCTCAGGGCTGTGAATTTGCAAATTCAGCAGGGAGAGTACTGTGCCATTATGGGGGCGTCGGGGTCAGGGAAGTCCACAATGATGAATATTATTGGCTGTTTGGATCGCCCCACCTCTGGCCGCTACTTTCTCGATGGCCAAGATGTGGCCTATCTGAGTGATGATGAACTGGCCCATATCCGCAATGTCAAGATTGGCTTTGTCTTTCAACAGTTTTACTTACTAGGGCAGCTAACGGCACTGGAAAATGTGATGCTGCCTATGGTCTATGCCCAAGTGCCGCCTAAGGAACGGCGCGATCGCGCGATTGCCGCCTTGGAACAGGTAGGCCTAGGGCACCGCCTTGAAAATCGTCCCAATCAACTCTCGGGGGGACAACAACAACGGGTGGCGATCGCCCGCGCCATTGTCAATCGGCCGTTGGTGCTGCTCGCCGATGAACCCACCGGTGCCCTCGATAGTCACACCACTGCCGAAATCCTGGCTATTTTTGGTGAACTCAATGCCGCCGGCATGACCGTCATTATGGTGACCCATGAACCGGATGTGGCAGCGGTCACCCACCGCATTATCCAGTTTCGTGATGGTCAAATTCGTTGCGATCGCCCCAATCTCCCTAGCCCACTGGCGGCATCAGTTTTATCTTAG
- a CDS encoding SLBB domain-containing protein: MGYPSWPRQKNTAILLAIASGFTLGAILLTPPLAMAQPMPLSPSSPSFTSANPLQDYLLGAGDVLFIEVVNLPPSVTSQRQFTVNLDGSVTLPLAGRVIVGGLTLPQAQQVILNAYSKVMRFPAVTVTLQTPRPMKILVAGEVTRPGSYVVPFTSVLASGPGIDLSGGLAWPRLSEVLAQSGGITQEADIRNIEIRRQLGNGQTAVTKINLWEMIQSGDASQDITLRSDDVIVVPKAKEVNAAEAIRVASATFSPQVIRVQVVGEVLRPGLVEVPANATLTQGIGAAGGFNVQRANRSTVTLVRLNRDGTVSRRRIPFSLAAQPNANTNPVLQQGDVIVVERSGLTQVGDTIGNALRPIGVLGTLGVFLNLVENIFN, encoded by the coding sequence ATGGGGTATCCATCCTGGCCAAGGCAAAAAAATACTGCCATCCTGTTGGCCATTGCTAGTGGATTTACCCTTGGGGCAATCCTTCTGACACCCCCCTTGGCTATGGCTCAACCGATGCCCCTCAGCCCAAGTTCCCCCAGTTTCACCAGCGCTAACCCCCTTCAGGACTACCTCTTGGGTGCAGGGGACGTGCTTTTTATTGAAGTGGTTAACCTTCCACCCAGTGTGACTAGTCAACGACAATTTACTGTTAATCTCGATGGTTCAGTCACTCTACCCTTGGCGGGGCGAGTGATAGTGGGTGGCTTAACCCTACCCCAGGCGCAGCAGGTGATTCTCAACGCTTACAGTAAGGTCATGCGCTTTCCAGCAGTAACGGTTACATTGCAGACCCCGCGCCCCATGAAGATTTTGGTGGCGGGTGAGGTGACCCGTCCAGGATCCTATGTTGTTCCCTTTACGTCTGTATTAGCTTCTGGCCCTGGTATCGACCTTTCCGGTGGCTTAGCATGGCCTCGCCTGAGCGAAGTCCTTGCTCAAAGCGGTGGAATTACCCAAGAGGCCGATATTCGCAACATTGAGATCCGCCGCCAACTGGGGAATGGCCAAACCGCAGTCACGAAAATTAATCTTTGGGAGATGATTCAGTCGGGGGATGCCAGTCAAGATATTACCCTGCGCAGTGATGATGTGATTGTGGTGCCCAAGGCGAAGGAAGTGAATGCGGCTGAAGCGATTCGGGTCGCCTCTGCCACCTTTTCGCCGCAGGTGATTCGGGTGCAGGTTGTGGGTGAAGTATTGCGACCGGGATTGGTCGAAGTGCCAGCAAATGCCACCCTCACTCAGGGAATTGGCGCGGCTGGCGGATTCAATGTGCAACGTGCCAATCGGTCTACGGTGACGCTGGTCCGCCTTAATCGCGATGGCACGGTTAGTCGGCGACGGATTCCCTTTAGCTTGGCAGCCCAACCGAATGCCAACACCAATCCTGTATTGCAACAGGGGGATGTGATTGTGGTGGAACGGTCAGGGCTAACGCAGGTGGGGGATACGATTGGGAATGCCTTGCGTCCTATTGGTGTATTAGGAACCTTAGGCGTGTTTCTCAACTTAGTGGAGAACATATTTAATTAG
- a CDS encoding DUF427 domain-containing protein: MAKAVWKGVTLAESDRYEVVEGNVYFPPETLNLTYFQPSDTHTVCGWKGTASYYHIVVNGEVNRDAAWYYPDPKPAAAHIKGYVAFWRGVQVTRSGEESPHG; the protein is encoded by the coding sequence ATGGCAAAAGCAGTTTGGAAAGGCGTGACCTTAGCCGAGAGCGATCGCTACGAAGTGGTCGAGGGCAATGTTTACTTTCCGCCAGAAACCCTCAATCTGACCTATTTTCAGCCCAGCGATACTCACACCGTTTGTGGTTGGAAAGGCACAGCCAGCTACTACCACATTGTTGTTAATGGCGAGGTGAATCGCGATGCGGCGTGGTACTACCCCGATCCCAAGCCTGCGGCAGCCCATATCAAGGGCTATGTGGCCTTTTGGCGAGGGGTGCAGGTGACGCGCTCAGGGGAGGAATCCCCGCACGGTTGA
- a CDS encoding polysaccharide biosynthesis tyrosine autokinase, translating to MSLPQKVPNLRIVDRQHPPSRFLSTTKSQTKGGVQRFGDRWRRRWRLFSGTVLFSFLVMGGYVLWYPEIYEAHFRLLMEPVSEPQTPPTPPLREGIMGTFPADHLPTPSPTAFPQTDVGSQIVVLESDKVLAPIAQKLQQQYPHLSTRVLAEHLEIRPVVSSATDQLPTQTKVLEVTYRDRQPEMVTAVLKAVAEAFVDYSQRDRQEQLNRTLKQLDSHINQHLTELEELQRQFQAGQTQGTSLQPSEQLRFLTEQYRQIHSLRQAARLKAVEAYGRFQGFQEQLKMTPAEALAAANLSTSPAYQQQLARIQELDQEIAKNLAIFREGTPILQALEEQRRVLLEQLQAIARQVIGQQYPVDNPTALAFQGTVSQTLITNYITAWIEYENQRRYDAELAAPQAAIAQQLQQLSSQLPAIERLQHQIQRAKLSLEMLHQARQAVQLQLAQNNFAWQVLTDLENPAIQPTFPRLLLLALGAIASLLLGVLAIYLADAAAPTFVSPAQVQESLGLPLLGNIPKATPQINLRLERVVKGNLGLWQVTQVLPTVGEGMKFQESFHHLLANLQAVGLGQSLAIISALPGDGRTTVALHLALAAAGTGQRVLLIDGDLRQPKIHRYLGLTNEQGLADWLIHRRHWHNIAQTQRGLAILTAGELQQQPMRLLSQDTLKPFMAHLKNYFHLVIVDTPPLAHFADGKLWSGLVEQTLVVVNLGAPRQPVALALADYSLGSVSPLGIVVNLA from the coding sequence ATGTCACTCCCCCAAAAGGTACCCAATTTACGGATCGTTGATCGCCAGCACCCTCCATCGCGGTTCCTCAGCACCACCAAGAGCCAAACCAAGGGTGGAGTGCAGAGGTTTGGCGATCGCTGGCGGCGACGATGGCGACTGTTCTCAGGCACGGTTTTATTCTCATTCTTGGTCATGGGCGGGTATGTTCTCTGGTACCCCGAAATCTACGAGGCCCATTTTCGTCTCTTGATGGAACCGGTGAGTGAGCCCCAAACTCCGCCAACGCCACCACTACGGGAGGGCATTATGGGGACGTTCCCTGCAGACCATTTGCCCACACCCTCCCCAACCGCCTTCCCGCAAACGGATGTGGGATCACAGATTGTCGTTTTGGAAAGTGACAAAGTACTGGCACCCATTGCCCAAAAACTGCAACAGCAGTACCCCCATCTGAGCACACGGGTTTTAGCTGAGCATCTAGAAATTCGACCAGTGGTTAGTTCAGCAACAGACCAACTGCCGACACAAACAAAAGTGCTAGAAGTGACCTACCGCGATCGCCAGCCAGAAATGGTGACCGCAGTGTTAAAGGCCGTCGCCGAAGCATTTGTTGACTACAGTCAGCGCGATCGCCAAGAACAACTCAATCGCACCCTAAAGCAACTTGACAGCCACATCAATCAGCACCTTACAGAATTAGAGGAGCTCCAGCGGCAATTCCAAGCCGGCCAGACCCAAGGTACCAGCCTGCAACCTTCAGAGCAACTGCGCTTTTTGACGGAACAGTATCGCCAAATCCATAGCCTGCGCCAAGCTGCTCGCCTTAAGGCCGTGGAAGCCTACGGTCGTTTTCAAGGGTTCCAAGAACAACTCAAGATGACACCCGCCGAAGCCCTAGCGGCAGCAAATTTGAGTACTTCTCCCGCTTATCAGCAGCAACTGGCACGCATTCAAGAACTGGATCAAGAAATTGCCAAGAATTTAGCTATTTTTCGAGAAGGGACACCCATCCTCCAAGCTCTAGAGGAACAACGCCGAGTTTTACTAGAGCAATTGCAGGCGATCGCCCGCCAAGTGATTGGTCAGCAATATCCAGTGGATAACCCCACTGCCCTAGCTTTTCAGGGAACGGTCTCGCAAACGCTAATTACCAACTACATTACGGCGTGGATTGAATACGAAAACCAGCGGCGCTATGATGCTGAGCTGGCAGCTCCCCAAGCGGCGATTGCCCAACAATTACAACAACTGAGTAGCCAACTCCCCGCCATTGAGCGCCTTCAACATCAGATTCAGAGGGCGAAGCTCTCCCTAGAGATGCTTCATCAAGCCCGACAGGCAGTGCAACTGCAACTGGCGCAGAATAACTTCGCCTGGCAAGTGTTGACGGATTTAGAGAATCCTGCTATCCAACCCACATTCCCGCGCTTACTGCTGTTGGCGCTAGGGGCGATCGCCAGTCTCCTGTTGGGCGTTTTGGCCATTTATCTGGCAGATGCTGCCGCCCCTACGTTTGTCAGTCCAGCCCAGGTGCAAGAAAGCCTAGGCTTGCCCCTCCTTGGCAACATTCCCAAGGCAACCCCCCAAATCAATCTCCGCCTAGAGCGCGTCGTCAAGGGCAACTTGGGGTTGTGGCAAGTGACCCAAGTCCTACCCACTGTGGGGGAAGGAATGAAGTTCCAAGAGTCCTTTCACCATCTGTTGGCTAACCTGCAAGCGGTGGGTCTGGGGCAGTCATTGGCCATCATTTCAGCCCTACCTGGGGATGGGCGTACCACCGTTGCTCTCCATCTTGCCCTGGCTGCCGCAGGCACGGGTCAGCGGGTTCTGCTCATTGATGGGGATTTGCGCCAACCTAAGATTCACCGCTATCTTGGACTGACCAATGAACAGGGCTTGGCAGATTGGTTAATTCATCGGCGACACTGGCATAACATTGCCCAGACTCAGCGCGGCCTCGCCATTTTAACCGCCGGCGAGTTGCAGCAACAGCCGATGCGGCTCCTCAGTCAAGACACGCTGAAACCATTCATGGCTCACCTTAAAAATTACTTTCATCTGGTGATTGTGGATACACCGCCTTTGGCCCACTTTGCTGATGGCA
- a CDS encoding methylenetetrahydrofolate reductase: MSVSRFQAACEQGEFLITAEVCPPKGRDASTMLRQAAHLKGRVHAVNVTDGSRAVLRMSSWAAAYLLQQQGFEPICQIACRDRNRIALQADLMGIAALGLRNILALTGDPVKAGDHPQAKPVFDLESVRLLRVIGQLNRGVDSEERPLADGATHFFAGAAVDPQSASWSGLQQRFERKLAAGAQFFQTQLITDFERLAKFMDQIAADCGRPILAGIFLLKSAKNALFINRAVPGASIPQHIIDRLAAAPDPLDEGITIAAEQVQQARELCQGVHLMAVRREDLIPEILNRAGIPPLSASPAPLAKRPHSP, encoded by the coding sequence TTGTCAGTCTCGCGTTTTCAAGCTGCCTGTGAGCAGGGTGAGTTTCTCATTACCGCCGAGGTGTGTCCCCCTAAGGGTAGGGATGCCAGTACAATGTTGCGCCAAGCAGCCCATCTGAAGGGGAGAGTTCATGCTGTCAATGTCACCGATGGCAGTCGCGCTGTGCTGCGAATGAGTTCTTGGGCAGCCGCCTACTTGTTGCAACAGCAGGGGTTTGAGCCGATTTGTCAAATAGCTTGTCGCGATCGCAACCGCATTGCGCTGCAAGCGGATCTCATGGGCATTGCCGCCCTTGGTTTACGCAATATTTTGGCACTTACGGGCGACCCCGTCAAAGCTGGGGATCATCCCCAAGCCAAGCCCGTCTTTGATTTGGAATCTGTCCGTCTCTTGCGCGTCATTGGCCAACTCAATCGAGGGGTGGATAGCGAAGAGCGCCCCCTAGCCGATGGAGCAACACATTTCTTTGCCGGCGCCGCCGTTGATCCCCAGTCTGCCAGTTGGTCGGGTCTGCAACAACGGTTTGAGCGTAAACTGGCAGCGGGCGCTCAGTTTTTCCAAACGCAGTTGATTACCGACTTTGAGCGGCTAGCTAAGTTTATGGATCAGATTGCCGCGGATTGTGGTCGGCCCATTCTTGCAGGAATTTTTCTTCTTAAGTCTGCTAAAAATGCCCTGTTTATCAATCGGGCAGTGCCGGGGGCTTCGATTCCCCAGCACATTATTGATCGGCTGGCCGCAGCACCTGATCCCCTCGATGAAGGCATAACCATTGCAGCCGAACAGGTCCAACAAGCACGGGAACTCTGTCAGGGGGTGCACTTAATGGCGGTGCGCCGTGAGGATTTGATTCCCGAAATTCTCAACCGTGCGGGGATTCCTCCCCTGAGCGCGTCACCTGCACCCCTCGCCAAAAGGCCACATAGCCCTTGA